The Apium graveolens cultivar Ventura chromosome 3, ASM990537v1, whole genome shotgun sequence sequence TCTCCTAGATTATGCTCCTTGAAGTACCAATCAACAACTGTTCCATGATTGAATGATAGCAATGCATTCATAAATTTGGGAAGGTACTCATAAGACTCTTCAGAGGACTTGAATATAGCTTTTTCTGTCATCCATCTTGCATGCCTAATCTTCCTTCTTGAAGGTCTATAACCAAAGTGGCTCACAGCAGTAGCCTTTAATACCTTCTCCGAGATACTAGGATCTGCAGCTATCTGTGTACTAATGACATGTGCAATATTTGCAGAGCTCAAGTTATAGTGATCCTGTGAGATTTTTGGGTTGACACATGTATGTGGACCCTTAGTTTCcataatttcaaaaaaattatgaatgGCTCTCTTTCTTGCTCTTAACATTCAAACACAACCTGTCACCTTCCTCTTGCATTCAACTTCCCAAACCCCTGAATCTGATTTTAGCACCTTTATCTCTTGGTGGTTGGCAATATGAACATCCTTCACTACACGCATCAACTCTTTTTTTGTATGAAACATTTTTCCCTTTCGCAATTCTGAAGCATTAAAAATATCAACTGATTTATTAAGAAGGCTCATTAAATGATGCTACCATCGATGACCCATCAAAAGACTTGTAGAAAGGAATGTCTTCGTCTCTAAATTCAGAACTACCTCTCAAGTTATTGTCACTATCCAAACGACTTGTGCACCTACTAGAACTTCCACTTGAAATACTTCCACTTACTCCACCACTAAAGCCGCCACTAACTTCACCACTTTCACTAATTTGTAACTTTTTTGAGTTATACGAGCTTGAACTTCTTTCACCACTTATGGACATCTCACCCCTTACATTTGAATTTTGCACGAAGTTAATCGAAATTTTTTCAACATAGAGCTCTACGTAGTTTCTTAAACTTAAAAAAGCCACTGAATCAAACATATActcaacatcatcatcatcatacATTGGTGCTACTTCAAACATATTTGTTGAAGGATTTAGAAATCTATGACAAATGTTCAACTTATACAATGTATTATCGGTCCACAACTTTGTATATAAAAGATCTAATAAACCTTCAAAACTAATATTAAACTATAATTTCACCAATCTAGTCATCTTTCTATCATATTTAACACCTTTTGTATCATCCATTATAATATTTCCATCACAATATAGCCAACCCCAAATAAACACACTTTGTGAAGCCATTGTATTACCCCTAGTAAAGATAGATCTAGGGTTGTAGAAATAAAATTAGCACCTTAAATTAGCCAATTGATTTTGCAATCCCCATCTTCGGCATAAGAGATTCACTCTATTGTTAGAAATTAGCAACAATAAATAGGCGTGTTTACATTATTCGAGAGAGAATAGTGAAAGAAATATTTGACAGAAGACAACCTTACGTTTTGTGTGTACTCGAGACAGGCGGGTTTGTAAAAAGATAAAGCTATTACGCATTCAAGAGACACGTGTTACAAATACATATTTACTGAATGCGTAATATGCATAAAGATACTAATAATACATACATATGAAATGCGTATTACCAATAACCCAGAAACAAAATGCGTATTAAGATTTAACATAAAATTAGAATACATATACCCATATATCATTTGCGTAATAGGAATTACAACCCATATTGCGAATGCGTATTTTCATTTACCCAATATAGAAATGCGTAATGTTCATTTTATATTCAgtttcatatttatttttataattttattcatttttttaattttatttaatttttttaattttattttaaatttgtattaaataatttttaatattttagggttcaataatccccaattgggttttagaaatatttaaaAAGTATATAATATATTACACAACGAGTTAGGGTTTAGGAtttaggccctaaaccctagagCCTAAACCCTAGTAACCAAATTTTAATTTAAGAATCAAACTCTAATTTAAAACAGGATCcctaattaaataatttttaatattttagggttcaaTAATCCCCAATTGGGTTTTAGAAACATTTAAAAAGTATATAATATATTACACAAGGCCCTAAACCCTAGAGCCTAAACCCTAGTAACCGACCCTAAACCCtattaatcaaattttaatttaaaaatcaccACTAATTTAACCGTCTTAATATTTTAGTATTTTAGGATTCAACAatttcaaatttgagtttaaaaatattaatataaattaaatatttattttttaaataaattccaaacttttatatatttttgcaattttacataatgttaaataaaaatattacgCATTTCCCAGATTTGTAATATGCATTACCTACTGTCAAAATGCGTGTTATGTTTAACTGCAACCTTCACTTTTTATCAAGCACGTATTACGCATTCTTACTATACTTATCATGTAATACCCCCTCCTCCAATGCGTATCAGTGGCTATTACTCTTCCCTTATATGCGTAATACATATtctataaattaaaaaaataataaattagcATGACATGCATTCTTGCAATGCGTATTAGCTAGTACCCATGCTACAAATGCGTAATAGGTGGGTATAAATGGCCATGCCAAAA is a genomic window containing:
- the LOC141715205 gene encoding uncharacterized protein LOC141715205; the protein is MFEVAPMYDDDDVEYMFDSVAFLSLRNYVELYVEKISINFVQNSNVRGEMSISGERSSSSYNSKKLQISESGEVSGGFSGGVSGSISSGSSSRCTSRLDSDNNLRELRKGKMFHTKKELMRVVKDVHIANHQEIKVLKSDSGVWEVECKRKDHYNLSSANIAHVISTQIAADPSISEKVLKATAVSHFGYRPSRRKIRHARWMTEKAIFKSSEESYEYLPKFMNALLSFNHGTVVDWYFKEHNLGEPIAEVVTFKRVFWALKPCIDAFPHCITVLLIDGTHLYDKYGGVLLIATIVDGFNHLLPVAFAVVDGENKASWSWFMERVKKKIVLQRRDVCVISDRHNGIISVMNNPELGWCEPLSHHRHWNALVAAEPRVEEWFADKPLSRWALAFDEGKKFGIMTTNMAESWNSAIKVARKLPIAALVKTIFHKLAAYFDQRRIEVEK